A single window of Modestobacter italicus DNA harbors:
- a CDS encoding DUF1349 domain-containing protein, producing MTDTVVQPWSAGSWTTPPAEAVEDGPDLLVTAVEGSDAWRHTSYGFVHDDAHALLAPLDAAVEVTFDAGFDQQFDQAGLMLRVDAETWLKCGVEFSDGIPQLGAVVTLGRSDWSVAPVPDWAGRRVTVRASRDGDAVTVRARVDDEPSRLVRLAPFPPGATVLAGPYCAAPTRSGLTVRFTRWATGPADTALH from the coding sequence GGAGGCCGTCGAGGACGGGCCCGACCTGCTGGTCACCGCCGTCGAGGGCAGCGACGCCTGGCGGCACACCAGCTACGGCTTCGTGCACGACGACGCGCACGCGCTGCTCGCCCCGCTCGACGCCGCGGTCGAGGTCACCTTCGACGCGGGCTTCGACCAGCAGTTCGACCAGGCCGGGCTGATGCTGCGGGTCGACGCGGAGACCTGGCTGAAGTGCGGCGTCGAGTTCTCCGACGGGATCCCGCAGCTGGGCGCCGTGGTCACCCTGGGCCGGTCGGACTGGTCGGTGGCACCGGTGCCGGACTGGGCCGGCCGGCGGGTCACCGTGCGGGCCAGCCGGGACGGCGACGCGGTCACCGTGCGGGCCCGGGTCGACGACGAGCCGTCCCGCCTGGTCCGGCTCGCGCCGTTCCCGCCGGGGGCGACCGTGCTCGCCGGGCCGTACTGCGCCGCGCCCACCCGGTCCGGTCTCACCGTCCGGTTCACCCGCTGGGCGACCGGCCCGGCGGACACCGCACTGCACTGA
- a CDS encoding glycoside hydrolase family 3 C-terminal domain-containing protein: MTATTPSDPTALPLEQKVRLLSGQDFWSTPAVAEAGLSSVVLTDGPHGVRRQQGEFDQIGLLESVPATCFPPAVAVGSSWDPEVAERIGAAVGVEARAIGVPVVLGPGVNIKRSPLCGRNFEYYSEDPLLAGVLGAAHVRGQQGEGVGASVKHFAANNQETQRMQVSADVDERTLREVYLPAFERVVTESRPATVMCAYNKVNGVYASQHRWLLTEVLREEWGFRGAVVSDWGAVDDRVAALEAGLDLQMPGDSGAGNALVVEAVRAGVLDEAVVDRSVRRVAALAGLVAEPTAGFDVEAHHALARELAAGCAVLLKNDGGTLPLTAGTRITVVGEFARTPRFQGGGSSHVNATRVDDALTALQGAVEVTFAPGFTLDGSGDAAALREEAVAAARGAEVTVVFAGLAEADESEGFDRTTLDLPAGQVDLIRAVAAVSLRTVVVLSSGSVVSLEGWHDDVDAVLAGFLLGQAGGGALADLLTGAVDPSGRLAETIPLRLQDTPSYLTFPGEQGHARYGEGVMVGYRHYETAEQPVRYPFGHGLSYTSFATTDLQVRTRGADGATATVTVTNTGERAGRHVVQVYVATAAGPVRRPARELRAFTKVSLAAGESATVAFELDRRAFAYWDVREHDWVVAPGEYSVQIGASAADVLDQRTVTLAGDDLVPELTLQSSVAEWFAHPVAGPQLLAGFVAAMPDGAAEMHEGMLQMIGSMPMRRFAADFGSAVPAAELDRLMAAARAAR; the protein is encoded by the coding sequence GTGACCGCGACCACCCCGTCCGACCCGACCGCGCTGCCCCTCGAGCAGAAGGTGCGGCTGCTCTCCGGCCAGGACTTCTGGTCGACCCCCGCGGTGGCCGAGGCCGGGCTGTCGTCGGTCGTGCTCACCGACGGGCCGCACGGCGTCCGCCGCCAGCAGGGCGAGTTCGACCAGATCGGGCTGCTGGAGAGCGTCCCGGCCACCTGCTTCCCGCCCGCGGTCGCCGTCGGCTCCAGCTGGGACCCCGAGGTGGCCGAGCGGATCGGCGCCGCGGTCGGCGTCGAGGCCCGGGCGATCGGCGTCCCCGTCGTCCTGGGCCCCGGGGTGAACATCAAGCGGTCGCCGCTGTGCGGCCGGAACTTCGAGTACTACTCCGAGGACCCGCTGCTGGCCGGGGTGCTCGGCGCCGCCCACGTGCGCGGCCAGCAGGGCGAGGGCGTCGGCGCGTCGGTGAAGCACTTCGCGGCCAACAACCAGGAGACCCAGCGCATGCAGGTCAGCGCGGACGTCGACGAGCGGACGCTGCGGGAGGTCTACCTGCCCGCCTTCGAACGGGTGGTCACCGAGTCGCGGCCGGCCACGGTCATGTGCGCCTACAACAAGGTCAACGGCGTCTACGCCTCGCAGCACCGGTGGCTGCTGACCGAGGTGCTCCGCGAGGAGTGGGGCTTCCGCGGCGCGGTCGTCTCCGACTGGGGCGCGGTCGACGACCGGGTGGCCGCGCTCGAGGCGGGGCTGGACCTGCAGATGCCCGGTGACTCCGGCGCCGGCAACGCCCTGGTCGTCGAGGCGGTCCGGGCCGGGGTGCTCGACGAGGCGGTCGTCGACCGCAGCGTCCGCCGGGTGGCCGCCCTCGCCGGGCTCGTCGCCGAGCCGACCGCGGGCTTCGACGTCGAGGCCCACCACGCGCTGGCGCGGGAGCTCGCCGCCGGCTGCGCCGTGCTGCTCAAGAACGACGGCGGCACCCTGCCGCTGACCGCCGGCACCCGGATCACGGTGGTGGGCGAGTTCGCTCGCACCCCGCGCTTCCAGGGCGGCGGCAGCTCGCACGTCAACGCCACCCGGGTCGACGACGCGCTCACCGCCCTGCAGGGCGCCGTGGAGGTGACCTTCGCGCCGGGCTTCACCCTCGACGGCTCCGGGGACGCGGCGGCGCTGCGCGAGGAGGCGGTCGCCGCCGCCCGCGGTGCCGAGGTCACCGTGGTGTTCGCCGGGCTGGCCGAGGCCGACGAGTCCGAGGGCTTCGACCGCACGACGCTGGACCTGCCCGCCGGCCAGGTCGACCTCATCCGCGCGGTGGCCGCGGTCAGCCTGCGCACCGTCGTCGTCCTCTCCTCCGGCAGCGTCGTCTCGCTGGAGGGCTGGCACGACGACGTCGACGCCGTGCTGGCCGGCTTCCTGCTCGGCCAGGCCGGCGGCGGCGCGCTCGCCGACCTGCTCACCGGCGCGGTCGACCCGTCGGGCCGGCTGGCCGAGACCATCCCGCTCCGGCTGCAGGACACCCCCAGCTACCTGACCTTCCCCGGCGAGCAGGGGCACGCCCGCTACGGCGAGGGCGTGATGGTGGGCTACCGGCACTACGAGACCGCCGAGCAGCCGGTGCGGTACCCGTTCGGGCACGGGCTGAGCTACACCTCGTTCGCGACCACCGACCTGCAGGTCCGCACCCGCGGCGCCGACGGCGCGACGGCCACCGTGACGGTGACCAACACCGGGGAGCGCGCCGGCCGGCACGTCGTCCAGGTCTACGTCGCCACCGCCGCCGGCCCGGTCCGCCGCCCGGCCCGGGAGCTGCGGGCGTTCACCAAGGTGTCGCTGGCGGCCGGGGAGTCGGCCACGGTGGCGTTCGAGCTGGACCGGCGGGCCTTCGCCTACTGGGACGTCCGCGAGCACGACTGGGTCGTCGCGCCGGGGGAGTACTCGGTGCAGATCGGTGCCAGCGCCGCCGACGTCCTGGACCAGCGCACGGTGACGCTGGCCGGTGACGACCTCGTGCCGGAGCTGACCCTGCAGTCCTCGGTCGCCGAGTGGTTCGCGCACCCGGTGGCCGGCCCGCAGCTGCTGGCGGGCTTCGTGGCGGCCATGCCCGACGGGGCCGCCGAGATGCACGAGGGCATGCTGCAGATGATCGGGTCGATGCCGATGCGCCGGTTCGCCGCCGACTTCGGGTCGGCTGTCCCCGCCGCCGAGCTCGACCGGCTGATGGCGGCGGCGCGGGCCGCCCGGTGA
- a CDS encoding SGNH/GDSL hydrolase family protein, with the protein MTRYVALGSSFAAGPGVEPIVHAGCGRSGRNYPALVAERLGYDLVDVTSGGAAVADVLDRPQALLTGRTVPPQLQALGPDADLVTLTVGGNDVEYLLTLLRCSYRADPAGAPEAAGAFFATPIDPSAVDAALAALPARLAGLVDAVRQRAPQARVVLVDYLTVVPGQATPAFPMSEEHRVLCAGIGRRLEEATAAAARDTGAELVAASALSRDHAVGSADPWATGWEFGDLLAGGVAPYHPNAAGMRAVADALVAHLG; encoded by the coding sequence GTGACCCGCTACGTCGCCCTGGGCAGCTCGTTCGCTGCCGGCCCCGGGGTCGAGCCGATCGTGCACGCCGGCTGCGGCCGGTCGGGTCGGAACTACCCGGCCCTCGTCGCCGAGCGGCTGGGGTACGACCTGGTCGACGTCACCTCCGGGGGCGCGGCCGTCGCCGACGTGCTGGACCGGCCGCAGGCGCTGCTGACCGGCCGGACCGTGCCGCCCCAGCTGCAGGCGCTCGGGCCGGACGCCGACCTGGTCACGCTGACCGTCGGCGGCAACGACGTCGAGTACCTGCTCACCCTGCTGCGCTGCTCCTACCGCGCCGACCCGGCCGGTGCGCCGGAGGCGGCCGGGGCGTTCTTCGCGACACCGATCGACCCGTCGGCCGTCGACGCGGCGCTGGCCGCGCTGCCCGCCCGGCTGGCCGGGCTGGTGGACGCCGTCCGGCAGCGGGCCCCGCAGGCCCGGGTCGTGCTGGTCGACTACCTGACCGTGGTGCCCGGGCAGGCCACCCCGGCGTTCCCGATGAGCGAGGAGCACCGGGTGCTCTGCGCCGGGATCGGCCGGCGGCTGGAGGAGGCGACCGCGGCCGCGGCCCGGGACACCGGGGCCGAGCTGGTGGCCGCCTCCGCGCTCTCCCGGGACCACGCCGTCGGCTCCGCCGACCCGTGGGCCACCGGCTGGGAGTTCGGCGACCTGCTGGCCGGCGGCGTGGCGCCGTACCACCCCAACGCCGCCGGCATGCGCGCCGTCGCCGACGCCCTCGTCGCCCACCTCGGCTGA
- a CDS encoding MDR family MFS transporter, with protein MQGPTADTGAPVIVLTRRRINLIFSALLAGMLMAALDQTIVSTAMPTIVGDLGGVSHMAWMTTAYLLATTLVMPVYGKFGDLWGRRNLFLVAIGLFTLASLGAALAPSFGWLVVWRGVQGLGGGGLMILSQAIIADIVPARERAKYMGPIGALFGLSAVAGPLVGGFFTDSAALGWQWCFWVNVPVGLIAFGIGWTTLTLPRKRSSTPLDYAGIVALSATTTSLVLFTDLGGSDGWGAPRTLLFVAAFVVSVVAFVLVERRAAEPIVPLSLFRNPTFVVATALGMAVGLGMFAAIAFMPTYLQMSSGLSAANSGLLMLPMTAGIILTIQGSAGFIQRTGRYKVFTVAGVALILAAVLWLTTLAGGTSLWTVGAMFFVLGAGLGLIMQNVVLAAQNAVPAGQIGTATSTNNYFREVGATLGVAVFGTLFTSRLADSLTSALSGNAEQAVQAGITSPDTLVPSAVQAAGEPLRTAIVDAYADALAPVFWYLVPILVVALLLAFALREVPLSDVAGMVARGEAVEREEDLPVVPPVTLVADQPATTLGTTDRDDEASLRA; from the coding sequence ATGCAGGGCCCCACCGCCGACACCGGCGCACCCGTCATCGTGCTGACCCGGCGCCGGATCAACCTCATCTTCTCGGCGCTGCTCGCCGGGATGCTCATGGCGGCGCTGGACCAGACGATCGTCTCGACCGCCATGCCGACGATCGTCGGCGACCTCGGCGGCGTCTCGCACATGGCGTGGATGACCACCGCCTACCTGCTGGCGACCACCCTGGTCATGCCGGTCTACGGCAAGTTCGGCGACCTGTGGGGCCGCCGCAACCTGTTCCTGGTCGCGATCGGGCTGTTCACCCTGGCCAGCCTCGGAGCCGCGCTGGCGCCGTCCTTCGGGTGGCTGGTGGTCTGGCGCGGCGTGCAGGGCCTGGGCGGTGGCGGGCTGATGATCCTGTCCCAGGCGATCATCGCCGACATCGTCCCGGCCCGGGAGCGGGCGAAGTACATGGGCCCGATCGGTGCGCTGTTCGGGCTCTCCGCGGTGGCCGGTCCGCTGGTCGGCGGCTTCTTCACCGACTCCGCGGCGCTGGGCTGGCAGTGGTGCTTCTGGGTCAACGTGCCGGTCGGGCTGATCGCGTTCGGCATCGGCTGGACCACCCTCACCCTGCCGCGCAAGCGCAGCAGCACACCGCTGGACTACGCCGGCATCGTCGCGCTGTCGGCGACCACCACCTCGCTCGTCCTGTTCACCGACCTCGGCGGCAGCGACGGCTGGGGCGCGCCGCGGACGCTGCTGTTCGTCGCCGCGTTCGTCGTCTCGGTGGTGGCGTTCGTGCTGGTCGAGCGGCGCGCGGCCGAGCCGATCGTGCCGCTGTCGCTGTTCCGCAACCCGACCTTCGTCGTCGCCACGGCGCTGGGCATGGCGGTGGGCCTGGGCATGTTCGCAGCGATCGCGTTCATGCCGACCTACCTGCAGATGAGCTCCGGGCTGTCGGCGGCGAACTCCGGCCTGCTCATGCTGCCGATGACCGCCGGGATCATCCTCACCATCCAGGGCTCGGCCGGCTTCATCCAGCGGACCGGCCGGTACAAGGTGTTCACCGTCGCCGGGGTCGCGCTGATCCTGGCGGCGGTGCTGTGGCTGACCACGCTGGCCGGCGGCACCTCGCTGTGGACCGTCGGCGCGATGTTCTTCGTGCTCGGCGCGGGCCTGGGGCTGATCATGCAGAACGTCGTGCTGGCCGCCCAGAACGCGGTCCCGGCGGGGCAGATCGGGACCGCGACGTCGACGAACAACTACTTCCGCGAGGTCGGCGCCACCCTCGGCGTCGCGGTGTTCGGCACGCTGTTCACCAGCCGGCTGGCCGACAGCCTGACCTCGGCGCTGTCCGGCAACGCCGAGCAGGCGGTGCAGGCCGGCATCACCTCACCGGACACCCTGGTGCCCTCGGCCGTGCAGGCGGCCGGGGAGCCGCTGCGCACCGCGATCGTCGACGCCTACGCCGACGCCCTGGCACCGGTGTTCTGGTACCTGGTGCCGATCCTGGTGGTGGCGCTGCTGCTGGCGTTCGCGCTGCGCGAGGTCCCGCTGTCCGACGTGGCCGGCATGGTGGCCCGCGGCGAGGCGGTGGAGCGCGAGGAGGACCTGCCCGTCGTCCCGCCGGTCACCCTGGTCGCCGACCAGCCCGCCACCACGCTGGGGACGACGGACCGGGACGACGAGGCGTCGCTGCGGGCCTGA
- a CDS encoding TetR/AcrR family transcriptional regulator encodes MTSGLRERKKTATRLALHEAALRLVAERGLDRVSVDDIAARADVSPRTFFNYFASKDDAVVGLDPAFPAEQAAAFTARPAEESPVEAMRAIARAAATRMAEDPQLWPLRLQVVETNPTLVAKLAAAFSESDRALATAIAERTGTRVDADALPMLLAGVAGAAMRTSLHRWSASDFTASLPGLVDEAWDAVAAGLPG; translated from the coding sequence ATGACGTCCGGGCTGCGCGAGCGCAAGAAGACCGCCACCCGGCTGGCGCTGCACGAGGCGGCGCTGCGGCTGGTGGCCGAGCGCGGGCTGGACCGGGTGTCGGTCGACGACATCGCCGCCCGGGCCGACGTCTCACCGCGCACGTTCTTCAACTACTTCGCCTCCAAGGACGACGCGGTCGTCGGCCTGGACCCGGCCTTCCCGGCGGAACAGGCGGCTGCGTTCACCGCGCGTCCGGCGGAGGAGTCCCCGGTCGAGGCGATGCGGGCGATCGCGCGGGCGGCGGCCACCCGGATGGCCGAGGACCCGCAGCTGTGGCCGCTGCGCCTGCAGGTCGTCGAGACCAACCCGACGCTGGTGGCCAAGCTCGCCGCGGCGTTCAGCGAGTCCGACCGGGCGCTGGCGACCGCCATCGCCGAGCGCACCGGCACCCGGGTGGACGCCGACGCCCTCCCGATGCTGCTGGCCGGCGTGGCGGGCGCGGCGATGCGCACCTCGCTGCACCGCTGGTCGGCCAGCGACTTCACCGCCTCCCTCCCAGGCCTCGTCGACGAGGCCTGGGACGCGGTCGCCGCCGGCCTGCCCGGCTGA
- a CDS encoding GNAT family N-acetyltransferase, with amino-acid sequence MTVVPLSPEHGDALVAFARDLPEGDRTFIKEDLGDPATVRGWATEPSGGWRWVAVADDGAVRGYVAVLPLTGWSDHVGEVRLVVAPAARGTGLGRDLARHALVQAVGAGLRKLVVEVVPDQGPALALFTGLGFTGEALLRDQIRGRDGELRDLMVLAHHVGDTWSRMTAVGVADALDRPTG; translated from the coding sequence GTGACCGTCGTCCCGCTCTCGCCCGAGCACGGCGACGCCCTGGTGGCCTTCGCCCGCGACCTGCCCGAGGGCGACCGCACGTTCATCAAGGAGGACCTCGGCGACCCGGCCACCGTGCGCGGCTGGGCCACCGAGCCGTCCGGCGGCTGGCGCTGGGTGGCCGTCGCGGACGACGGCGCGGTGCGCGGCTACGTCGCGGTGCTGCCGCTGACCGGCTGGTCGGACCACGTCGGCGAGGTGCGCCTGGTGGTGGCGCCGGCGGCGCGAGGCACCGGCCTGGGCCGCGACCTGGCCCGGCACGCGCTGGTGCAGGCGGTCGGGGCGGGGCTGCGGAAGCTGGTCGTCGAGGTGGTGCCCGACCAGGGACCGGCGCTCGCGCTGTTCACCGGGCTGGGCTTCACCGGCGAGGCCCTGCTGCGCGACCAGATCCGCGGCCGGGACGGCGAGCTGCGCGACCTCATGGTGCTGGCCCACCACGTCGGCGACACCTGGTCGAGGATGACCGCGGTCGGGGTCGCCGATGCCCTCGACAGACCGACCGGCTGA
- a CDS encoding alpha/beta fold hydrolase — protein sequence MPDPQAVLDRVRRDVERNALRARNGIRLVAGDRPGVGLTPKDVVWQRGRTQLWHYRNDDVRHFPPLLIVFSLISRSYILDLTPGNSFVEQLLAAGFDVYLLDWGEPDERDAHNQLEDYVDDYLPAAVARLLERSGTDELTVVGYCFGGDLALLYAAHHPDAPVRSLTVLATPVDFRHLGPLADVFASGGLEVDDVVDSAGNVPPQVVRQGFKALTPTAEVTRYVTLWERLWNDEYVAAYQAMTGWSDDHVPLPGAAARQAVQMLLRDNGMLTDRLVVGGDTVHLRDVTLPFLTVRATRDHIVPTAATAPLIDLVGSADKHELALDAGHMGLVVGRTAARTTVPTIIDFLRRRSDDVGRAQR from the coding sequence GTGCCTGACCCCCAGGCGGTGCTGGACCGCGTCCGGCGCGACGTCGAGCGCAACGCCCTGCGGGCGCGCAACGGCATCCGGCTGGTCGCCGGGGACCGCCCGGGCGTCGGGCTGACCCCGAAGGACGTCGTCTGGCAGCGGGGCCGCACGCAGCTGTGGCACTACCGCAACGACGACGTCCGGCACTTCCCGCCGCTGCTGATCGTGTTCAGCCTGATCAGCCGCAGCTACATCCTGGACCTGACCCCGGGCAACAGCTTCGTGGAGCAGCTGCTGGCGGCGGGGTTCGACGTGTACCTGCTCGACTGGGGCGAGCCCGACGAGCGGGACGCGCACAACCAGCTCGAGGACTACGTCGACGACTACCTCCCGGCCGCCGTCGCCCGGCTGCTCGAGCGCTCCGGGACCGACGAGCTCACCGTGGTCGGCTACTGCTTCGGCGGGGACCTCGCGCTGCTGTACGCCGCGCACCACCCCGACGCCCCGGTGCGCAGTCTCACCGTCCTGGCCACCCCGGTCGACTTCCGGCACCTCGGCCCACTCGCCGACGTCTTCGCCTCCGGTGGGCTGGAGGTCGACGACGTGGTCGACAGCGCGGGCAACGTGCCCCCGCAGGTGGTCCGGCAGGGTTTCAAGGCGCTGACCCCCACCGCCGAGGTGACCCGGTACGTGACGCTGTGGGAGCGGCTCTGGAACGACGAGTACGTGGCCGCCTACCAGGCGATGACCGGTTGGTCGGACGACCACGTGCCCCTCCCCGGCGCCGCGGCCCGGCAGGCGGTGCAGATGCTGCTGCGGGACAACGGGATGCTCACCGACCGGCTCGTCGTGGGCGGGGACACCGTGCACCTGCGGGACGTGACACTGCCCTTCCTCACCGTCCGGGCCACCCGCGACCACATCGTGCCCACCGCCGCGACGGCCCCGCTCATCGACCTGGTCGGCTCGGCGGACAAGCACGAGCTGGCGCTGGACGCCGGGCACATGGGGCTGGTCGTCGGCCGGACGGCGGCCCGCACCACCGTGCCCACGATCATCGACTTCCTGCGCCGGCGCAGCGACGACGTCGGCCGGGCGCAGCGGTGA
- a CDS encoding long-chain-fatty-acid--CoA ligase yields the protein MSNLAQHLLDTAERHGDHPALRMDDASLTYAEFRDAASRVAAGLQARGVEPGDRVGMVLPNVLSFPVVFYGALLAGAVVVPMNPLLKAREIEYYLTDSGARLVVAVEPSAQPAAEAAGTVGIEAVTVGAALPEELMGPAGEVTAPVERADGDTAVILYTSGTTGKPKGAELTHAGLTSNARTTEETLLEAGPDDVIMGCLPLFHVFGLTCSLNAGVMAGSCLTLIPRFDGSKALSVVQRDRVTVFEGVPTMFSAMLHAPDRDDHDVSSLRLCVSGGSAMPVEVMRSFEETFGCIVLEGYGLSETSPVASFNHPHAERKPGTIGTPIRGVELRLVDDEGRDVAPGEVGEIAIRGENVMKGYWQRPEDTAQAIPDGWFRSGDLARVDEDGYYAIVDRKKEMIIRGGYNVYPREIEEALYEHPAVAEVACIGIAHPDLGEEVAVAVALKPGASADPDELREFVKARVAAYKYPRHVWLVDALPKGPTGKILRRAVEVPAGVGAR from the coding sequence ATGAGCAACCTGGCACAGCACCTGCTCGACACAGCGGAGCGGCACGGGGACCACCCCGCGCTGCGGATGGACGACGCGTCCCTGACCTACGCCGAGTTCCGCGACGCCGCCTCCCGGGTGGCCGCGGGGCTGCAGGCCCGCGGCGTCGAGCCCGGCGACCGGGTGGGCATGGTCCTGCCCAACGTGCTGTCGTTCCCGGTGGTGTTCTACGGGGCGCTGCTGGCCGGGGCGGTGGTGGTGCCGATGAACCCGCTGCTCAAGGCCCGGGAGATCGAGTACTACCTGACCGACTCCGGCGCCCGGCTGGTGGTGGCCGTCGAGCCCTCGGCGCAGCCGGCGGCCGAGGCGGCCGGCACCGTCGGCATCGAGGCGGTGACCGTCGGCGCCGCGCTGCCCGAGGAGCTGATGGGCCCGGCCGGCGAGGTCACCGCCCCGGTCGAGCGGGCCGACGGCGACACCGCGGTGATCCTGTACACCTCCGGCACCACCGGGAAGCCCAAGGGCGCGGAGCTGACCCACGCCGGGCTGACCAGCAACGCCCGCACCACCGAGGAGACCCTGCTCGAGGCCGGCCCGGACGACGTCATCATGGGCTGCCTGCCGCTGTTCCACGTCTTCGGGTTGACCTGCTCGCTCAACGCCGGGGTGATGGCGGGCTCCTGCCTGACGCTCATCCCCCGCTTCGACGGCAGCAAGGCGCTGTCGGTGGTCCAGCGCGACCGGGTGACCGTGTTCGAGGGCGTGCCGACGATGTTCTCCGCGATGCTGCACGCGCCCGACCGGGACGACCACGACGTGTCGAGCCTGCGGCTGTGCGTGTCCGGCGGGTCGGCCATGCCGGTGGAGGTGATGCGGTCGTTCGAGGAGACCTTCGGCTGCATCGTGCTGGAGGGCTACGGGCTCTCCGAGACCTCGCCGGTGGCCTCGTTCAACCACCCGCACGCCGAGCGCAAGCCGGGCACCATCGGCACGCCGATCCGCGGTGTGGAGCTGCGCCTGGTCGACGACGAGGGCAGGGACGTCGCCCCCGGGGAGGTCGGCGAGATCGCGATCCGCGGCGAGAACGTGATGAAGGGCTACTGGCAGCGCCCCGAGGACACCGCGCAGGCCATCCCCGACGGCTGGTTCCGCTCCGGTGACCTGGCCCGGGTCGACGAGGACGGCTACTACGCCATCGTCGACCGCAAGAAGGAGATGATCATCCGCGGCGGCTACAACGTCTACCCGCGGGAGATCGAGGAGGCGCTCTACGAGCACCCCGCGGTGGCCGAGGTCGCCTGCATCGGCATCGCCCACCCCGACCTCGGCGAGGAGGTCGCCGTGGCGGTCGCCCTGAAGCCGGGCGCCAGCGCCGACCCCGACGAGCTGCGCGAGTTCGTCAAGGCGCGGGTGGCGGCCTACAAGTACCCGCGGCACGTCTGGCTGGTCGACGCGCTGCCCAAGGGCCCGACCGGCAAGATCCTGCGCCGCGCGGTGGAGGTGCCCGCCGGGGTGGGCGCCCGGTGA
- a CDS encoding SDR family NAD(P)-dependent oxidoreductase, with amino-acid sequence MAERRILDMFSLDGRVAIVTGASSGLGAVFARTLAEAGADVVLAARREDRLAGTREAVERAGRRAVTVRTDVSRPEDCQALVDTAMAEFGKVDVLVNNAGVGTAVPATRETPEQFRSVIDVNLNGCYWMAQACGRVMQPGSSIVNISSILGLTTAGLPQAAYAASKAGLIGLTRDLAQQWTGRKGIRVNALAPGFFASEMTDSYAEGYLESQMGRVLMNRPGDPEELAAALVFLVSDAGGYVTGTTLPVEGGLLTS; translated from the coding sequence GTGGCCGAACGCAGGATCCTGGACATGTTCTCCCTCGACGGGCGCGTGGCGATCGTGACCGGGGCGTCCTCGGGGCTGGGGGCGGTGTTCGCCCGCACCCTGGCCGAGGCCGGGGCCGACGTCGTGCTCGCCGCCCGGCGCGAGGACCGGCTGGCCGGCACCCGGGAGGCCGTCGAACGGGCCGGCCGCCGCGCGGTCACCGTCCGCACGGACGTGTCCCGGCCCGAGGACTGCCAGGCGCTGGTGGACACGGCCATGGCGGAGTTCGGCAAGGTCGACGTGCTGGTGAACAACGCCGGTGTCGGCACCGCCGTCCCGGCCACCCGGGAGACGCCCGAGCAGTTCCGCTCGGTGATCGACGTCAACCTCAACGGCTGCTACTGGATGGCCCAGGCCTGCGGCCGGGTGATGCAGCCGGGCAGCTCCATCGTCAACATCTCCAGCATCCTGGGGCTGACCACGGCCGGGCTGCCGCAGGCCGCCTACGCCGCCAGCAAGGCCGGGCTGATCGGCCTGACCCGCGACCTGGCCCAGCAGTGGACCGGCCGCAAGGGCATCCGGGTCAACGCCCTCGCCCCCGGGTTCTTCGCCTCGGAGATGACCGACTCCTACGCGGAGGGCTACCTCGAGTCGCAGATGGGCCGGGTGCTGATGAACCGGCCCGGCGATCCCGAGGAGCTGGCCGCGGCGCTGGTCTTCCTGGTCAGCGACGCCGGCGGCTACGTCACCGGCACCACCCTGCCGGTCGAGGGCGGCCTGCTCACCAGCTGA
- a CDS encoding alpha/beta fold hydrolase, whose amino-acid sequence MTGPVGSSRTVDLDGPVHVVDHGGAADGPTVVLVHGLGGSHLNWDLFAPLLTPHARVLALDLPGFGRTEPGTRRATVEANVAVLDRFLREVAGTPVVLVGNSMGGMISVLTAAAAPHLVRALVLLDPAVPGPLRRPDPLVGLTFATYAVPGLGEYALRARRTRAGARTQVLDLLRLCGVDPATVPAPLVDRSVALLEERRDVLGMDRAFLAAARSLLRVLADPRRYRQAMAAVGVPVLLVHGDRDRLVPVANARDVAARNPRWRYVELPGVGHTPQLQVPDELAGVVLGWLADLPPVPAAG is encoded by the coding sequence ATGACGGGACCGGTCGGGAGCAGCCGGACGGTGGACCTGGATGGGCCGGTGCACGTCGTCGACCACGGCGGTGCCGCCGACGGGCCGACCGTCGTCCTGGTGCACGGGCTCGGCGGCTCGCACCTGAACTGGGACCTGTTCGCCCCGCTGCTCACCCCGCACGCCCGGGTGCTGGCGCTGGACCTGCCCGGCTTCGGCCGCACCGAGCCCGGCACCCGGCGGGCCACCGTCGAGGCCAACGTGGCGGTGCTGGACCGCTTCCTGCGCGAGGTCGCCGGGACCCCGGTGGTCCTGGTGGGCAACTCGATGGGCGGGATGATCTCGGTCCTGACCGCGGCCGCCGCGCCGCACCTGGTCCGCGCCCTGGTGCTGCTCGACCCCGCCGTCCCCGGCCCGCTCCGGCGGCCCGACCCGCTGGTCGGGCTGACCTTCGCCACGTACGCGGTGCCCGGGCTGGGGGAGTACGCCCTGCGGGCGCGGCGGACGCGGGCCGGGGCGCGCACCCAGGTGCTCGACCTGCTCCGGCTCTGCGGCGTCGACCCGGCCACCGTCCCCGCGCCGCTGGTCGACCGCTCGGTCGCCCTGCTGGAGGAGCGGCGCGACGTCCTCGGCATGGACCGGGCGTTCCTGGCCGCGGCCCGCTCGCTGCTGCGGGTGCTCGCCGACCCGCGCCGCTACCGGCAGGCGATGGCCGCCGTCGGCGTGCCGGTGCTGCTGGTGCACGGCGACCGGGACCGGCTGGTGCCGGTGGCCAACGCCCGGGACGTCGCCGCCCGCAACCCCCGCTGGCGCTACGTCGAGCTGCCCGGCGTCGGGCACACCCCGCAGCTGCAGGTGCCCGACGAGCTGGCCGGCGTCGTGCTCGGCTGGCTCGCCGACCTGCCGCCGGTGCCCGCGGCCGGCTGA